A window from uncultured Fibrobacter sp. encodes these proteins:
- a CDS encoding OmpA family protein: protein MKKVAMGIALALAASAAFATHPQTINKTGFVGVNKTQSAQSLGHSKLAFYALMDATNDISHINGNGHEGLRELHRGKGDGYKDFAIMRGGPIKDDYIALSTQLGIGIGVWHYFDLGIGLPVYYDKFHVTNEWYSKYDSYKGEPDSAGGQLGDVPSTDVGYIGNLHGDLKARFPLPDDQPFDIAVFGQVEVATVNTDKDGIWIRDASYINTKNGQAQAYGTRSTFLKGGMAITADFGKLDEGDGVPLVFHVNGGYRYSMDDEYLSYPFMSAAAEFYFMDFLSIFAEYYWDIQLDDFTYADRLGNKMKTSFDMKELTGALVFHLPVGLDIHIGGSYFIGDKNKMTKVIAMENNKHILEYTARVNPEYKVYGGLTWSGFLLAQDRDGDGVLDKDDKCPDDFGHRLNQGCPLGNPDADEDGVCDAWVAERGLLADFADVCEGVDQCPNEAGEGDDGCPLDDPDPDKDGVCDAWVTQKKLLKKFKGICKGIDQCPGEAGPEGNNGCPEDNADPDKDGLCSPWVTDKNKLDQYADVCKGYDMCPAEAGPSGNKGCPWDDPDSDGDGLCDEWVTQKRMGYYFENAATLNDPYITKTCKGLDKCPLEFGPATNDGCPLGNPDSDKDSLCDPWVKEKGMLDQYEGICKDVDKCPNEPGPAWAQGCPMDNPDPDADSLCSPWVIEKNMTEQFKDVCHGSDRCPSEAGPEWNKGCPFDDDPDPDKDGVCSEWVSTKKLQKQFADVCTGIDRCPDEPGDDGHGCPKKAAEKLDGVTFKSGKATLESNAKNILKGVAKKLVEDESYKELEIVIQGHTDNVGREASNQKLSENRAKEVMKTLTKFGVDKKRIKAIGLGSTCPVDDNNTSDGREQNRRIEMHFVTPDNDGMKCESNFTP from the coding sequence ATGAAAAAAGTAGCAATGGGAATTGCTCTGGCGCTGGCTGCTTCGGCTGCTTTCGCTACGCATCCCCAAACGATTAACAAGACGGGATTTGTCGGTGTCAATAAGACGCAGTCTGCTCAGTCTTTGGGTCATTCGAAGCTGGCATTTTATGCTTTGATGGACGCAACCAACGATATTTCCCATATTAATGGTAATGGCCACGAAGGCTTGAGGGAACTCCATCGCGGTAAAGGTGATGGGTACAAGGACTTCGCTATAATGCGTGGCGGTCCGATTAAGGACGACTATATCGCTCTCAGCACCCAGCTCGGTATCGGTATCGGCGTTTGGCACTATTTTGACTTGGGTATCGGCCTCCCTGTTTACTATGATAAGTTCCACGTGACAAACGAGTGGTATTCTAAATACGACAGCTACAAGGGCGAACCTGATTCTGCCGGCGGACAGCTTGGCGACGTTCCGAGTACCGACGTCGGCTACATCGGCAACCTGCACGGTGACTTGAAGGCCCGCTTCCCGCTCCCCGATGACCAGCCGTTCGACATCGCCGTGTTCGGCCAGGTCGAAGTTGCCACAGTCAACACGGACAAGGACGGTATCTGGATCCGTGACGCTTCTTATATCAACACGAAGAACGGTCAGGCTCAGGCCTACGGTACTCGTAGCACCTTCCTCAAGGGCGGCATGGCTATCACTGCCGACTTCGGCAAGCTCGACGAGGGCGACGGTGTTCCGCTCGTGTTCCACGTGAACGGCGGTTACCGTTACTCCATGGATGACGAATATTTGTCCTATCCGTTCATGAGCGCCGCTGCCGAATTCTACTTCATGGACTTCCTCTCCATCTTTGCTGAATATTACTGGGACATCCAGCTGGATGACTTCACCTATGCTGACCGTTTGGGCAACAAGATGAAGACTTCCTTCGACATGAAGGAACTTACCGGTGCGTTAGTGTTCCACCTGCCGGTGGGCCTCGACATCCACATCGGTGGTTCTTACTTCATTGGCGACAAGAACAAGATGACGAAAGTCATTGCCATGGAGAACAACAAGCATATTCTTGAATACACTGCCCGTGTCAACCCGGAATACAAGGTGTACGGCGGTCTTACCTGGAGCGGCTTCCTGCTGGCTCAGGACCGTGACGGCGACGGCGTCCTTGACAAGGACGACAAGTGCCCGGATGACTTTGGTCACCGTTTGAACCAGGGCTGCCCGCTTGGCAATCCTGATGCTGACGAAGATGGCGTTTGCGACGCTTGGGTTGCTGAACGTGGTTTGCTGGCTGACTTCGCCGATGTTTGCGAAGGCGTTGACCAGTGCCCGAACGAAGCCGGCGAAGGCGACGATGGTTGCCCGCTCGACGATCCGGACCCGGATAAGGACGGTGTCTGCGATGCTTGGGTAACTCAGAAGAAGCTCCTCAAGAAGTTCAAGGGTATTTGTAAGGGTATTGACCAGTGCCCGGGTGAAGCCGGTCCTGAAGGCAACAACGGTTGTCCGGAAGACAACGCCGACCCGGATAAGGATGGCCTCTGCTCTCCGTGGGTGACCGACAAGAACAAGCTCGATCAGTATGCCGACGTTTGTAAGGGCTACGACATGTGTCCGGCTGAAGCGGGTCCGTCTGGTAACAAGGGTTGTCCGTGGGATGATCCGGACTCCGACGGTGACGGCCTCTGCGACGAATGGGTGACCCAGAAGAGAATGGGCTACTACTTCGAAAATGCTGCAACGCTCAACGATCCGTATATCACCAAGACCTGTAAGGGTCTCGACAAGTGCCCGCTCGAATTCGGTCCGGCCACTAACGATGGCTGCCCGCTCGGCAACCCGGACTCCGACAAGGATAGCCTCTGCGATCCGTGGGTCAAGGAGAAGGGCATGCTCGACCAGTACGAAGGCATCTGTAAGGATGTCGATAAGTGCCCGAACGAACCGGGCCCGGCATGGGCTCAGGGTTGCCCGATGGATAATCCGGACCCGGATGCCGACAGCCTCTGCTCTCCGTGGGTGATTGAAAAGAACATGACTGAACAGTTCAAGGATGTTTGCCACGGTAGTGACCGCTGCCCGAGCGAAGCTGGTCCTGAATGGAACAAGGGTTGTCCGTTCGACGACGATCCGGACCCGGATAAGGATGGTGTCTGCTCTGAATGGGTGTCCACCAAGAAGCTCCAGAAGCAGTTCGCCGATGTCTGTACCGGTATTGACCGCTGCCCGGATGAACCGGGTGACGATGGCCACGGATGTCCGAAGAAGGCTGCCGAAAAGCTTGACGGTGTTACCTTCAAGTCTGGTAAGGCCACTCTCGAATCCAACGCCAAGAACATCCTGAAGGGTGTGGCGAAGAAGCTCGTCGAAGACGAAAGCTATAAGGAACTCGAAATCGTCATCCAGGGTCACACCGATAACGTCGGTAGGGAAGCCTCCAACCAGAAGCTCTCCGAGAACCGCGCTAAGGAAGTGATGAAGACCTTGACGAAGTTCGGTGTCGATAAGAAGCGTATCAAGGCTATCGGTCTTGGTTCTACTTGCCCGGTCGACGACAACAACACGTCTGACGGCCGCGAACAGAACCGCCGTATCGAAATGCACTTCGTCACTCCGGATAACGACGGTATGAAGTGCGAATCGAACTTCACTCCGTAG
- the radC gene encoding DNA repair protein RadC, which produces MHDLLPCKNAEILKPREKIEKLGAAALTTEELLALILGSGNRDCDVFELSRRISEYLSNATSVPSLSSLRQINGLGRAKSTQVLACLELSSRYILSDKVIAVRTPEDILGRLSFLKFEQQEHLVVVSLNAANKIINVNELTTGLVNQTPVHPREAFSEAVKDRAVSVIFAHNHPSGSTEASDEDLAITRVLCAAGRVLQIPVLDHIIIGKSGYTSIRRCRPELFD; this is translated from the coding sequence ATGCACGATCTTTTGCCCTGCAAAAATGCAGAAATATTGAAACCGCGTGAAAAAATTGAAAAATTGGGTGCTGCGGCACTTACGACAGAAGAATTGCTTGCCCTGATTTTGGGTAGCGGAAATCGGGATTGCGATGTTTTTGAACTTTCCAGGCGCATTTCCGAATATCTTTCGAATGCGACAAGTGTTCCTTCGCTTTCCAGTTTGCGGCAAATCAACGGGCTTGGCCGCGCGAAGTCAACACAGGTGCTTGCTTGCCTGGAATTGTCCAGCCGCTATATCTTGAGCGACAAAGTCATTGCGGTTCGCACGCCAGAAGACATTCTCGGCAGGCTGTCTTTCCTTAAATTCGAGCAGCAGGAACATCTTGTGGTCGTCTCGTTGAATGCGGCAAACAAGATTATCAATGTGAACGAACTGACCACGGGCCTTGTGAACCAGACTCCAGTCCACCCTAGGGAGGCTTTTTCGGAGGCGGTGAAGGACCGGGCCGTATCGGTTATTTTCGCCCATAACCACCCGTCGGGGTCGACCGAGGCGAGTGACGAGGACCTGGCAATCACCCGTGTTCTCTGTGCTGCAGGGCGGGTTTTGCAGATTCCCGTCCTTGACCATATTATAATAGGAAAGTCGGGTTATACAAGCATCCGGCGGTGCCGGCCTGAGCTTTTTGACTGA
- the ilvB gene encoding biosynthetic-type acetolactate synthase large subunit, with the protein MANKTLSGAEVIIECLKREGIDTIFGYPGGSAIPMFDAILDSNIKVVLSRHEQGATHMADGYARQTGKVGVALVTSGPGATNTFTGIYTALMDSSPIVVLAAQTTTPNLGKDAFQECDTSGMTFAAVKHSYLVKDSNDLPRIMKEAFHIARSGRPGPVLIDLPKDVTAGPCTAPFTDQMDLPGYKIPTYASTESVEKAAEYLKNSKKPLLLVGHGAMISGASRQVKELAEKLNAPVCCTMLGLGAFPTDHELSLGMLGMHGTVYANKAVLDCDLILSIGSRWDDRITGKLEVFCKDAIKMHIDIDPAEEGKVLQPDVFMCGDAKLVLEQLLPMVHKLDTADWVKTCQTWKKRFPLTYPKQGGLRMQHVIATASKLTDGKAIVTTDVGQHQMWVAQFFHINYPRQLHSSGGAGTMGFGFPAAIGAAFGNETGWPVLSFSGDGGFQMTEAELATAAIHKLPIKIFVMDNKYLGMVRQWQELFYDHRYSSVDMMGNPDFVKLAEAYGIPGLRIKRAADAERVIQKALEYKDGPILIHCECEKEDNVFPMIPAGAPLTAMLTEAPKAQLEKPTGST; encoded by the coding sequence ATGGCAAATAAGACCTTAAGTGGCGCCGAAGTGATTATCGAATGCCTCAAACGCGAAGGCATCGACACTATTTTCGGCTATCCGGGTGGTTCCGCCATCCCGATGTTCGACGCAATTCTCGATTCCAATATTAAAGTAGTCCTTAGCCGCCACGAACAGGGTGCAACCCACATGGCCGACGGCTATGCTCGCCAGACGGGCAAGGTCGGCGTCGCCCTCGTGACTTCTGGTCCGGGTGCCACCAACACGTTTACCGGCATTTACACAGCCCTCATGGATTCTAGCCCGATCGTGGTGCTCGCCGCCCAGACGACGACCCCGAACCTCGGCAAGGACGCCTTCCAGGAATGCGACACGAGCGGCATGACTTTCGCAGCCGTCAAGCATTCTTACCTGGTGAAGGATTCCAACGACCTCCCGCGCATCATGAAGGAAGCCTTCCACATCGCCCGCAGCGGCCGCCCGGGCCCCGTGCTCATTGACCTTCCTAAGGACGTGACCGCAGGCCCCTGCACCGCACCGTTCACCGACCAGATGGATTTGCCCGGCTACAAGATTCCGACGTACGCCTCTACCGAGAGCGTCGAAAAGGCAGCCGAATACCTCAAGAATTCCAAAAAGCCGCTGTTGCTCGTGGGCCACGGTGCCATGATCAGCGGGGCTTCCCGCCAAGTGAAGGAACTCGCCGAAAAACTGAACGCCCCGGTGTGCTGCACCATGCTCGGCCTCGGCGCCTTCCCCACTGATCACGAGCTTTCGCTCGGCATGCTCGGCATGCACGGCACCGTGTACGCCAACAAGGCCGTGCTCGACTGCGACCTGATTCTCTCCATCGGCAGCCGCTGGGACGACCGCATCACCGGCAAGCTCGAAGTGTTCTGCAAAGACGCCATCAAGATGCACATCGACATCGACCCCGCCGAAGAAGGCAAGGTGCTGCAGCCGGATGTGTTCATGTGCGGCGACGCCAAGCTCGTACTCGAGCAGCTCCTCCCGATGGTGCACAAGCTCGATACCGCTGACTGGGTCAAGACTTGCCAGACTTGGAAGAAACGCTTCCCGCTCACCTACCCCAAGCAGGGTGGACTCCGCATGCAGCACGTGATTGCAACTGCAAGCAAGCTCACCGACGGTAAGGCCATCGTCACGACCGACGTGGGCCAGCACCAGATGTGGGTTGCCCAGTTTTTCCATATAAACTATCCTCGTCAGCTCCACTCCAGTGGCGGCGCAGGCACGATGGGCTTCGGCTTCCCCGCCGCTATCGGTGCCGCATTCGGCAACGAGACCGGTTGGCCGGTGCTCAGTTTCAGCGGTGACGGTGGTTTCCAGATGACCGAAGCGGAACTCGCGACCGCGGCCATCCACAAGCTCCCCATCAAGATTTTCGTGATGGACAACAAGTACCTCGGCATGGTGCGCCAGTGGCAGGAACTCTTCTACGACCACCGCTACTCCAGCGTCGACATGATGGGTAACCCCGACTTCGTGAAGCTCGCCGAAGCCTACGGCATCCCGGGTCTTCGCATCAAGCGCGCGGCCGATGCCGAACGCGTGATCCAGAAGGCGCTCGAATACAAGGACGGCCCAATTCTCATCCACTGCGAATGCGAGAAGGAAGACAACGTGTTCCCGATGATTCCGGCAGGCGCCCCGCTTACCGCCATGCTCACGGAAGCACCGAAGGCCCAGCTCGAAAAACCCACGGGATCGACGTAA
- the ilvN gene encoding acetolactate synthase small subunit, protein MIKDIAHSISLLVANRPGVLVRIALVFSRRGYNIDSLVVSPTLDPNFSRMNIIAHGNPEILMQIIKQLEKLVDVVQAKDHTGTDAVEKELALIKVRCTPDQRTEILQLCDHFHANTVDMTATSMIIQITGNSMKVDTLKSLLQKFEIVEYIRTGKVIMLRGEDKT, encoded by the coding sequence ATGATAAAAGATATCGCTCATTCTATCAGTTTGTTGGTGGCGAACCGCCCGGGCGTGCTCGTGCGTATCGCCCTCGTGTTCTCCCGCCGTGGCTACAACATCGACTCGCTCGTTGTCTCCCCCACGCTCGACCCGAACTTCAGCCGCATGAACATCATCGCTCACGGCAATCCCGAGATCCTGATGCAGATCATCAAGCAACTCGAGAAGCTCGTCGACGTGGTGCAGGCGAAGGACCATACCGGCACGGACGCCGTCGAGAAGGAACTCGCACTCATCAAGGTGCGTTGCACTCCCGACCAGCGTACCGAAATTTTGCAGCTTTGCGACCATTTCCACGCCAATACCGTGGACATGACCGCCACCTCCATGATTATCCAGATTACCGGAAACAGCATGAAGGTCGATACGCTCAAGAGCCTGCTGCAGAAGTTCGAGATTGTCGAGTACATCCGCACAGGCAAAGTCATCATGCTCCGCGGCGAAGACAAGACGTAG